A genomic window from Micromonospora sp. WMMA1947 includes:
- a CDS encoding TetR/AcrR family transcriptional regulator produces the protein MTPAPSAYHQRVAEEKRALIVQAATELFLELGYDRASLARVAADAGVSKATLFKQFPTKAALFDAIVINSWARHDVADVPPAGDLTAGLTVLGRHYATLLSRPEMTDLFRIVIAELPRFPELARAHFAQGKLPYFESVRTYLVAEHEAGGADIADPELAATHFLGMISNYLLWPRLVLPDWTVTPDRTTAVVDEAVRTMVARYGRSTS, from the coding sequence ATGACCCCAGCGCCGTCGGCCTATCACCAGCGCGTGGCGGAGGAGAAGCGCGCGCTGATCGTGCAGGCCGCCACCGAGCTCTTCCTGGAGTTGGGCTACGACCGGGCGTCACTGGCGCGTGTCGCCGCCGACGCCGGCGTGTCGAAGGCGACGCTGTTCAAGCAGTTCCCGACGAAGGCGGCACTGTTCGACGCCATCGTCATCAACTCGTGGGCCCGCCACGACGTCGCCGACGTGCCGCCCGCCGGTGACCTGACGGCCGGCTTGACGGTTCTCGGGCGGCACTACGCGACGCTGTTGAGCCGGCCGGAGATGACCGACCTGTTCCGCATCGTGATCGCCGAACTGCCCCGCTTTCCCGAACTGGCCAGAGCGCATTTCGCGCAGGGCAAACTGCCGTACTTCGAGTCCGTCCGGACCTACCTCGTGGCCGAGCACGAGGCGGGAGGCGCGGACATCGCCGACCCGGAGCTGGCCGCCACGCATTTCCTCGGGATGATCTCCAACTACCTGCTCTGGCCGCGCCTGGTCCTTCCGGACTGGACGGTCACCCCGGACCGCACGACAGCGGTCGTCGACGAAGCCGTCCGAACCATGGTCGCGCGGTACGGCAGGTCGACGAGCTGA
- a CDS encoding SDR family oxidoreductase — protein MSRFAQQTVLVTGGTGGQGASHVRALHAEGANVVIGAIDAERGADLAAELGPRARFVRLDVSREESWAAAVAETETAFGALTTLVNNAGVQNPPALIESTDRATWARILDVNLTGTFLGIKAAAPALRRAGGGTIVNIGSTMGLGGTAFYAPYVAGKWAVRGLTRTAALELGRDNIRVNAIHPGVVETPFITEPAAGSDAPIADFYSPEPFAVPRLGQPADITALLMFLVSPEAAFITGAEYVIDGGLLLGPALPSGSPA, from the coding sequence ATGTCCCGCTTCGCCCAGCAGACCGTTCTCGTCACCGGCGGCACCGGTGGGCAGGGGGCCAGCCACGTCCGCGCCCTGCACGCCGAAGGCGCCAACGTCGTCATCGGTGCCATCGACGCCGAACGTGGCGCCGACCTCGCCGCCGAACTGGGACCCCGGGCACGATTCGTCCGCCTGGACGTCTCCCGGGAGGAGTCGTGGGCCGCCGCCGTCGCGGAGACCGAGACGGCATTCGGTGCGCTCACGACCCTGGTCAACAACGCCGGGGTGCAGAACCCGCCGGCCCTGATCGAGTCCACCGACCGGGCCACGTGGGCTCGCATCCTCGACGTCAACCTCACCGGCACGTTCCTCGGCATCAAGGCGGCCGCCCCGGCGCTGCGGCGCGCGGGGGGAGGAACGATCGTCAACATCGGCTCCACCATGGGCTTGGGTGGTACCGCCTTCTACGCGCCCTACGTCGCCGGCAAGTGGGCCGTTCGAGGGCTCACCCGGACCGCCGCCCTCGAACTGGGCCGCGACAACATCCGCGTCAACGCGATCCACCCCGGCGTGGTCGAGACTCCGTTCATCACCGAGCCGGCGGCCGGCAGCGACGCCCCGATCGCCGACTTCTACTCGCCCGAGCCGTTCGCCGTCCCGCGACTCGGGCAGCCCGCCGACATCACCGCGCTGCTGATGTTCCTCGTGTCGCCGGAGGCGGCCTTCATCACCGGCGCCGAGTACGTCATCGACGGCGGGCTGCTCCTCGGCCCCGCACTGCCCAGCGGCTCTCCGGCCTAA
- a CDS encoding SDR family oxidoreductase, translated as MRCLVTGATGYIGGRLAPRLLAEGHTVRCLARTARRLRDVPWAADAEVVEGDLRRPETLPAVFEGIEVAYYLVHSLGQRGFEAADREAATNFAEAARAAGVRRIVYLGGPEPAERDGLPSTHLRSRAEVARILLDSGVPTAVLRAAVIIGSGSASFEMLRYLTERLPAMVTPRWVRNRIQPIAVRDVLRYLVGCAHLPADVNRAFDIGGPDVLTFTEMMQRYARVAGLRPRVILPVRPLTPSLSSHWVGLITPVPNAIARPLVESLVHEAVAHEHDIAAHVPDPPDGLTGFDQAVALALSKVRDAQVETRWSNASGPDAPAEPLPSDPRWSGGTAYTDLRERAVDAPPAALWRVIEGVGGENGWYSFPLAWSVRGWMDRLIGGVGLRRGRRDPHRLQVGEALDFWRVEEIIPGELLRLRAEMRLPGRAWLEMRAEPDGDGRSRYVQRAVFLPRGLPGHLYWASVAPFHAVVFGGMARNIARGAEHPAG; from the coding sequence GTGAGATGCCTCGTCACCGGTGCGACCGGCTACATCGGCGGACGCCTCGCGCCCCGTCTGCTGGCCGAGGGGCACACCGTACGCTGCCTGGCCCGTACCGCCCGGCGGCTGCGGGACGTGCCGTGGGCGGCCGACGCGGAGGTCGTCGAGGGCGACCTGCGCCGGCCGGAGACGCTGCCGGCCGTGTTCGAGGGCATCGAGGTGGCGTACTACCTGGTCCACTCGCTGGGCCAGCGCGGGTTCGAGGCGGCCGACCGGGAGGCGGCGACGAACTTCGCCGAGGCGGCGCGCGCCGCGGGCGTACGCCGGATCGTGTATCTCGGCGGGCCGGAGCCGGCGGAGCGCGACGGCCTGCCCTCGACGCACCTGCGCTCCCGGGCGGAGGTCGCGCGGATCCTGCTGGACAGCGGCGTGCCCACAGCGGTGCTGCGCGCCGCCGTGATCATCGGGTCCGGCTCGGCCTCGTTCGAGATGCTGCGCTACCTGACCGAGCGGCTCCCGGCGATGGTCACCCCGCGCTGGGTGCGCAACCGGATCCAGCCGATCGCGGTCCGGGACGTGCTGCGCTACCTGGTCGGCTGCGCGCACCTGCCGGCGGACGTGAACCGGGCCTTCGACATCGGCGGCCCGGACGTGCTGACCTTCACCGAGATGATGCAGCGCTACGCCCGGGTGGCCGGGCTGCGGCCCCGGGTCATCCTGCCGGTCCGCCCGCTCACCCCGTCGCTCTCCTCGCACTGGGTCGGCCTGATCACGCCGGTGCCGAACGCGATCGCCCGGCCGCTGGTGGAGAGCCTGGTGCACGAGGCGGTGGCGCACGAGCACGACATCGCCGCGCACGTGCCGGACCCGCCGGACGGGCTGACCGGCTTCGACCAGGCGGTCGCGCTGGCGCTGTCGAAGGTGCGCGACGCGCAGGTGGAGACGCGCTGGTCGAACGCGAGCGGGCCGGACGCGCCCGCCGAGCCGCTGCCGTCGGACCCGCGCTGGTCCGGCGGCACCGCGTACACGGATCTGCGGGAGCGGGCGGTGGACGCGCCACCGGCGGCGCTGTGGCGGGTCATCGAGGGCGTCGGCGGCGAGAACGGCTGGTACTCGTTCCCGCTCGCCTGGTCGGTGCGCGGCTGGATGGATCGCCTGATCGGCGGCGTCGGGCTACGGCGGGGCCGGCGCGACCCGCACCGGCTGCAGGTCGGTGAGGCGCTGGACTTCTGGCGGGTCGAGGAGATCATCCCGGGTGAGCTGCTGCGGCTGCGCGCGGAGATGCGGCTGCCCGGGCGGGCCTGGCTGGAGATGCGCGCCGAGCCGGACGGCGACGGGCGCAGCAGATACGTCCAGCGTGCCGTGTTCCTCCCGCGCGGCCTGCCCGGCCACCTCTACTGGGCCTCGGTGGCCCCGTTCCACGCTGTCGTCTTCGGCGGCATGGCCCGCAACATCGCCCGGGGCGCCGAACACCCGGCCGGTTAG